GAACCACAGAGGACACGGAGGACACGGAGGAGAACCCTTCAAGAGCGTGGGTTTCCTCCGTGTCCTCCGTGTCCTCTGTGGTAAGAAGCCGTTGCCGTTCTCTGCGGCCCTCTGCGGCCCTCTGCGGTTCAACCGAAGCGGTCCTGCCTTGCGGCCATTCCCGGGCCGCGAGAGCTTAGCGCAGGGACCGCCCGCGCGGAGCGGCCCGAAGCCGTTCTCCTCCTTCACCGGAGTGCTGCGCCGCTTCGGCGGCGGCGGCGACCGACATGAACGCGGACGACATGGAAGTGCCGGAGGTCTCCGCGCTGGAACCGCTTCCCATCGGTGAGGAGCGAGCCGAGGACTGGCCGCTCCTCGACCGGCGGAGCGCGGATCGACCGCGCGCGACGCCCACGGACGCCGAGACCGCGCTGCGCCGCGCTGCCGACCGGCTCGCGCGCCTCCAGTCGGTCACCGCATCGCTCGCCGCCGCCGTCGACACGGCGGCCATCGGCGACCGCGTCACGGACGCGCTGCTCGGCGCCACGGGGGCCGCCGCGGCCGCGCTCCGCGTGCTCGCGCGCGACGCCGACGGCGCGCCGGTCCTCCGACTGGTGCACGCGCGCGGCTACTCCGACGACATGCTCGCCGCCGCCGACCTTCCGCTCGACGCGTCGACGATCGCCGCCGAGGCCGCGCGCGACGGCGCGCCGGTGTTCCTCGAGTCGCGCGCCGATTGGGAGCGGCGCTTTCAGCCGCACACCGAGCTGCACGCCGCGGCGGGCTTCGAGGGTGCGGCCGCGCTGCCGTGCGAGACGGAGGACGTGTCGTGCGTGCTCGCGATCAGCTTCGCCGGCCCGCATCCGTTCGACGCCGACGAGCGCGCGATGCTGCAGACGATGGCCGAGGAGACGGCGATCGCGCTCGGCCGCGCGCGGCTCGCCGAGCGTGCCGCGCGTCAGGCGCGCCGCTTCGCGTTCCTCGCCGACGTGTCGCGCGCGTTGTCGATGCCGACCGAGGTCGACGAGACGCTGGCGCTGATCGCGCGTCTGCCGGTGCCCGATCTCGCGGACTACTGCATCGTGTACCGGCTCGGCGCCGACGGTCGCGTGCACCGCGTCGCGCGCGCGCACGCCGACTCGGCACGGGAGGCGGTACTCGACGCGCTCGAGCGACACTTCCCGCTCGACGCCGACTCCGAGCTGCCCGCCGCGCGCGTGATGCGCACCCAGCAGTCGGTGTTCTCGCCGCGGCTGCGCCCCGAGGATCTGCGCGCCGCCGCGCCCGACGCGCGCTACATGGAGCTGCTCGACCAGCTGGAGCTGCGCTCGGGCATCACGATCCCGCTCGTCGCGCGCGGCCGGTCGCTCGGCGCGATCGTGTTCGCGCGCAGCGCGGCGTCGAAGCGCGTGTTCGACGACGACGACCGCGACGCGGCGCACGCGTTCGCCGAGCGCGCCGCGCTCGCGCTCGACACCACGCGTCTGCTCGCCGAGGCGCGCCAGGCGCACGCCGAGGCCGAGGTGGCGCGCGCGCAGGCCGAGCTGGCGCGCGCGCAGGCGGAGGCGGCGAGCCGCGCGCGCGAGGACTTCGTCGCGCGCATGAGCCACGAGCTGCGCACGCCGTTGAACGCCATCGGCGGCTACGCGGAGCTGATCGAGATGGGCGTGCGGGGCCCGGTCACCGAGCAGCAGCGCGAGGACCTGCGCCGGCTGCAGCGCGCGCAGCGGCACCTGCTCGGCCTCATCAACCAGGTGCTCGCGTACGCACGCGCGGGAAGCGGCGGCATCACGTACGACATCACCGACGTGCCGATCGACGACGTGCTGCGCTCGGTGGAGGCGCTCATCGCGCCGCAGATCCGCGCGAAGGGGATCCTCTACGAGTACACGCCGTGCGACGGCGCGGCGACGCTGCGGGCCGACGCGGTGAAGCTGCGCCAGATCGTGCTCAACCTGCTCTCGAACGCGGTGAAGTTCACCGAGCCGGGGGGCCGCATCGGCGTGCAGTGCGAGCTGCAGGCCGACGTCGCGGCGATCCGCGTGCGCGACACGGGGCTCGGCGTGCCCCGGAGCAGCTCGAGGCGATCTTCGAGCCGTTCGTGCAGGCGGCACCGACGCACCGCGGCCTGCGCGACGGCGTCGGCCTCGGTCTCGCCATCAGCCGCGAGCTCGCCCGCGCGATGGGCGGCGACCTCACCGTGGAGAGCGCGTTAGGCGCCGGCTCCACGTTCACGCTGAAACTGAAGAGGGCATGAGGGCATGAGGGCATGAGGGCAGGAGGGCGGGAGGGCAGGAGCGATCGCCTCTCCTGCCCTCCTGCCCTCCTGCCCTCCTGCCCTCCTGCCCTAGAGCCTCATCAGGCGGTCCACGAGCGCCCGCGTGCGCGCCGTGTACGGCGGCCACACGAGCTTCAGCGCGGAGAGTCTCGACTGCAGCATGACGCCCTTCTTCTTGGAGAAGCGCTCGAAGCCGTCGAAGCCGTGGTAGTGGCCCATGCCGCTGGGCCCCACGCCGCCGAACGGGAGGTTGTCCTGGCCGAGGTGGTACACGACGTCGTTCACCGTCACGCCGCCGGACGTCGTGCGCTCGAGCACGAGGTTCACGCGTCGGCCGTCGTCGTCGAAGTAGTACAGGGCGAGCGGACGCGGGCGCGCGTTCACGTAGTCGATCGCGTCCTCCAGCGCGTCGTACGGCACGAGCGGCAGCAGCGGGCCGAAGATCTCCTCCTGCATGACCGCCAGATCCTCCGGCGGGTCGACGAGCAGCGTCGGCGGCAGCACGCGGTTGTCGATCGTGCACCGCTCGCCGGCGGGGTTCACCTCGACGACCTCCACGCCGCGGACGCGCGCCTCCTCGACGTAGCCGGCGAGCCGCGTCCAGTGCGCGGCGTTCACCACGCGCGTGTAGTCGCGTGTCTCGACGAGCCGCGGAAAGCGCTCGGCGACGAAGCGAGCGGCGGCGTCGCGGAATGCCGTCATGCGCGCGCGCGCGGCACGAGCACGTAGTCGGGCGCCACGCACGTCTGCCCGGCGTTGTACAGCTTCCCCATCAGGATGCGCTCGACCGCGCGCTCGAGCGGCGCGTCGGCGTGCACGATCGCCGGCGACTTGCCGCCCAGCTCCAGCGTCACCGGCGTGAGGTGCTCGCTCGCGGCGCGCATCACGAGCTTGCCGACGCGCGTCGAGCCCGTGAACACGAGATGGTCGAACGGCAGCGCGGAGAACTCGGCGGCCACCTCGGGGCCGCCGGTGACGACCGCCACGCGCTCCGGCGGGAACCGCTCGGCGACGATCCGCGCGATGAGATCCGCGGTGCGCGGCGTGATCTCGCTCGGCTTCACGATGACGTGGTTCCCCGCCGCGAGCGCGCCGACGAGCGGCGAGAGCGTGAGCAGCACCTGATAGTTCCACGCGCCGATGACGCCGACGACGCCTAACGGCTGGTACATCACGCGCGCCCGCGCCGGCAGCAGGAACCACGTCGGCCGCACGGCGCGCGGCTTCATCCACGCGCGCAGGTGGCGGCGTGCGTTGCGGAGTTCCTCGCGCAGCGGCAGCAGCTCGAGCAGCAGTGTCTCCTCGCGCGCCCGCCCACCGAAGTCCTCCGACACGCCGTCGGCGAGCTCCTCCTGGTGCGCCCGCAGCGCGTCGGCGAGCGACTCCAGCGCCTCGATGCGCGCGTCGTAGTCCGGCGCCCCCGCGGCGAACGCGCGCCGCTGCGCGTCGAGCAGCGACGCGAGCGATGGACGATCGACAGCGGGGGGCGCGGCCGTGACGGTCATGCAGGAGAAGATAGTCGGGACTCGGGACTCGGGACTCGGGACTCGGGACTCGGGACTGGGGACTGGGGACTCGGGAGTCCGCAGCCCCGAGTCCCGAGTCCGGAGTCCCGAGTCCCGACTACCTCTCACTCCGCGCGCAGCGCCCCGATCGGATCCACGCGGCTGGCCCGCAGCGCGGGGACGAGGCACGCCGCGATGCCGGTGCCGCCGAGCACCGCGACGACGCCGAGCATCACGACCGGGTCGCCGGGCTTCACGCCGAACATCAGCCCGCGCAGGAGCTGCGACAGCCCCACGCCGAGCGCGAGGCCGAGCGCGCCACCGAGGGCCAGCTGCGCGCCGCCCTGGCGGAGCACGAGGCGCATCACGCCGCCCGTGGTCGCGCCGAGCGCCATGCGCACGCCCAGCTCGCGCGCGCGCGCCGCGCCACCGACGCGGCCATCACCGCGTACAGCCCGAGCGCGGCGAGGAACAGCGCCGTCGCGCCGAAGATGCTGAACGTGCCGCCGAACACGCGGTAGAACCACGTGCGCCGCGCGATGCGTCCGGCGAGCGTCTCGACCTCGCTCACCGCGACGTCCGGATCCACCGCGGCGACCGCGGCGCGCATGCGGGGCGCGAGCGACGTCGAGCCGTGCGCGCCGACGACGATCCAGCGGTCCGGCCACTGGAGCAGCGGCACGTAGAACGCCTCCTGGATGCTGAGCGCGTTCGTGCCGCCGGGCGAGACGTCGGGCGCGATGCCGACGATGGTGAGCGTGCGCGTGCGGTTCTCCGACCACCGGACCACGAGCCGCTGGCCGATCGGGTCCTTGCCGGCGAAGTGACGGCGCACGTACTCCGCGTTCACGAGCGCCACGTCGGGCGCGCCGGCGCGGTCGCGCGCGTCGAAGTCGCGGCCCACCACCGGACGCGCGCCGACCGCGGCGAAGTACCCCGGCGACACCACCACACGGAGCGCGATCTGCGGCCGGCCCTCGCGCTCGGGCTCCGTCTCCGGCCGCGTCGGGAGCACCGGCGAGCCGTCCGCCACCGGCATCGCGTTCGCCAGCGTCGCGTTAGGCACGCCCGCGGCGCGCAGCCGCGCCAGCAGGTCGTCGGCGAACCGCTGCACGCCGGACGAGTCGTGATCGTAGCGCGGCGGGAGCATGAGGTTGGCCACCACCGTGCCGCGCGCGTCGACGCCGAAGTCGCGCGTG
This DNA window, taken from Gemmatirosa kalamazoonensis, encodes the following:
- a CDS encoding FtsX-like permease family protein, encoding MALGATTGGVMRLVLRQGGAQLALGGALGLALGVGLSQLLRGLMFGVKPGDPVVMLGVVAVLGGTGIAACLVPALRASRVDPIGALRAE